In Mangrovivirga cuniculi, the following proteins share a genomic window:
- a CDS encoding cytochrome b5 domain-containing protein produces the protein MKELTKSQLALYNGQDKEEVYVAYKGDIYDVSSSRLWKNGKHYEHWAGQDLTDELPEAPHTEKVFERFQKIGKVKK, from the coding sequence TTGAAAGAATTAACAAAGTCACAGCTGGCTCTTTACAACGGACAGGATAAAGAGGAAGTGTATGTTGCTTATAAAGGAGATATTTACGATGTTTCCAGTTCCAGGTTGTGGAAAAATGGCAAACACTATGAACATTGGGCGGGGCAGGATCTTACAGATGAGCTACCCGAGGCACCACATACTGAGAAGGTATTTGAACGATTTCAGAAAATTGGTAAAGTAAAAAAATGA